A window from Culex pipiens pallens isolate TS chromosome 3, TS_CPP_V2, whole genome shotgun sequence encodes these proteins:
- the LOC120423427 gene encoding probable cytochrome P450 313a4, translating to MFTVVVLIVALVLLVALDTVKKRRLYPAIPTVSPCYPLVGNVLKFQGQTLEQKFRTLTTIFSTVPRLFKLWLGPVMVVGVTHPELIQKLLNDPNCLEKPFFYDFLNMKHGLISARIDFWKVSRKVLNPTMNVKFLHDSIPVFEKCSRNMVDRMKACPKLEEPIDVLPFTMQCSLEMVCATTMGAEVLEREGSQKFMEDTEEYVYFMLVASRIFNVWLYSDVIYRKTKQYLLECRTREACLDFAMKTIKVRRAALELKDHQQDSTTGPKILIDQVLTMDINKEMSDQNLCEQIWTLVAAGSDTAAHGVAHACLILAMFPHLQEKLLTEIESILPSDQTPITPEALKHLTFLDMFFKECLRVAPLGPIISRKNLAPIELDGNRFPPGTMFLVNFCGLHQREDIWGPTVDQFDPERFLPQRVRLRHPYSYLPFSAGSRNCIGWRYAMINTKVMLIHIVRNFRLSTKIKYEELRFAMGITLHLAFKHLITLEDRNSV from the exons ATGTTCACCGTGGTCGTGCTTATCGTTGCCCTGGTGCTCCTGGTTGCCCTTGATACGGTGAAGAAGCGTCGACTGTACCCGGCCATTCCGACAGTTTCACCGTGCTACCCACTGGTGGGAAACGTTTTAAAGTTTCAAGGACAAACCTTGGAGCAAAAGTTCCGGACGTTGACGACCATTTTCAGCACCGTTCCGAGGCTGTTCAAACTTTGGTTGGGTCCAGTAATGGTGGTTGGCGTTACACATCCCGAGTTGATCCAGAAGTTGCTCAACGATCCGAACTGTCTGGAGAAGCCGTTCTTCTACGATTTTCTGAACATGAAGCATGGCTTGATTTCGGCTAGAA TCGATTTTTGGAAGGTCAGTCGAAAAGTGCTCAACCCAACGATGAACGTCAAGTTCTTGCACGATTCGATACcagtgtttgaaaaatgttcccGAAACATGGTGGACCGAATGAAGGCCTGTCCAAAGCTCGAGGAACCCATCGACGTCCTTCCGTTCACCATGCAGTGCTCGCTGGAGATGGTTTGTGCTACCACGATGGGAGCGGAGGTTCTGGAGCGCGAAGGTAGTCAAAAGTTTATGGAAGACACCGAAGAGTATGT GTATTTCATGCTAGTGGCATCTCGGATATTCAACGTCTGGCTGTACAGTGATGTGATTTATCGGAAAACGAAACAATATCTCCTTGAGTGTCGAACTCGTGAAGCATGTTTGGATTTCGCTATGAAG ACCATCAAGGTTCGTCGAGCAGCTTTGGAGTTAAAAGACCACCAACAAGATTCAACAACAGGTCCAAAAATCCTAATTGACCAAGTTCTAACCATGGATATCAACAAGGAGATGAGTGATCAAAACCTGTGCGAACAAATCTGGACGCTGGTGGCCGCT GGAAGTGACACCGCAGCTCACGGAGTGGCCCACGCCTGTCTCATCCTGGCCATGTTCCCCCACCTTCAGGAAAAACTCCTGACAGAAATCGAATCCATCCTCCCGTCCGACCAAACCCCCATCACTCCGGAAGCACTCAAACACCTAACCTTCCTAGACATGTTCTTCAAGGAATGCCTCCGAGTGGCTCCCCTCGGTCCGATCATCTCGCGCAAAAATCTAGCCCCAATCGAGCTGGACGGAAACCGCTTCCCCCCGGGAACAATGTTCCTAGTGAATTTCTGTGGACTCCACCAGCGCGAGGACATTTGGGGCCCCACCGTGGACCAGTTCGATCCGGAGCGGTTCCTGCCGCAACGGGTACGCCTGCGGCACCCGTACTCGTATCTGCCCTTTAGCGCTGGCTCCAGGAACTGCATCGGCTGGAGGTACGCCATGATCAACACCAAGGTGATGTTGATCCACATCGTGCGGAACTTTCGGTTGAGCACCAAGATCAAGTACGAAGAGCTGCGGTTCGCGATGGGGATCACGCTGCACTTGGCGTTCAAGCATTTGATTACTTTGGAAGATAGGAATAGTGTCTAA